From Fibrobacter sp. UWB5, the proteins below share one genomic window:
- the tilS gene encoding tRNA lysidine(34) synthetase TilS, whose amino-acid sequence MKDSIADRIRRHGFKRLLLAVSGGLDSICLAHYFIKNREALGIEWLGIAHVHHGLREGTADRDATFVEAFARKYNIPFFLKRLNGEALKNAEGSLEENARDARYKALQEAAENCDAIVTAHHAGDQAETMYMRLRRGTTLAGLKGIQEVRDNIYRPLLNTTRAELLTYARENNLEWCEDESNSDVKFARNKVRHEFLPQLEKESPGAATQLCRIALLADKAYAKVMNAGESLFAPVLKAGNADADLRQHDMWAGIALDKKKLRKVLLAHESTDLSEMFRLWLSEQGFRFPIGFLYSQTEPAHVKIPVRAAYRKRSIVKKGSTVLICEFESVEAALKFVSCK is encoded by the coding sequence TTGAAAGATTCCATCGCAGATAGAATTCGACGTCATGGGTTCAAGCGCCTGTTGCTTGCGGTTTCGGGCGGTCTAGATTCTATTTGCCTGGCGCATTATTTCATCAAGAATCGCGAAGCGCTCGGGATTGAATGGCTGGGAATTGCGCATGTGCATCACGGACTGCGCGAAGGAACAGCCGACCGCGACGCCACATTTGTCGAAGCATTCGCCCGCAAGTACAACATACCATTTTTCTTGAAACGCTTGAACGGCGAAGCGCTAAAAAACGCCGAAGGTTCGCTCGAAGAAAACGCGAGAGATGCAAGGTACAAGGCGCTACAAGAAGCCGCCGAAAACTGCGACGCCATCGTGACAGCGCATCATGCAGGCGACCAAGCGGAAACGATGTACATGCGACTCCGCCGAGGAACAACGCTTGCGGGACTCAAGGGGATTCAGGAAGTACGAGACAACATTTACCGCCCTCTGCTAAACACGACTCGGGCGGAACTTCTTACGTATGCTCGCGAAAACAATCTTGAGTGGTGCGAAGACGAGAGCAATTCCGACGTAAAATTTGCACGAAACAAGGTGCGACACGAATTTCTCCCGCAGCTAGAAAAAGAAAGCCCCGGCGCAGCGACGCAATTATGCAGAATTGCCCTGTTGGCGGATAAGGCGTATGCGAAAGTGATGAATGCAGGCGAGTCGCTTTTCGCGCCTGTTTTGAAGGCAGGAAATGCTGATGCTGACCTTCGTCAGCATGACATGTGGGCAGGAATCGCATTGGACAAGAAAAAACTTCGCAAGGTTCTGCTCGCTCACGAAAGTACAGACCTTTCCGAAATGTTTCGTTTATGGCTTTCGGAACAGGGATTCCGCTTTCCGATTGGCTTCTTGTACAGCCAAACAGAGCCCGCCCATGTTAAAATTCCCGTACGCGCCGCTTACCGCAAGCGTTCTATCGTCAAAAAGGGCTCTACCGTCTTGATTTGCGAATTTGAAAGCGTCGAGGCAGCCCTAAAATTTGTATCTTGCAAGTGA
- a CDS encoding histidine-type phosphatase encodes MKKILALLFAVAISGFAQDRHQMGSNYYAYPTPTAKYTKAPAGYKPFYLSHYGRHGSRFHQPADHYHALYNTLAKADSLGKLTDLGKSLLERAKYLDEYAAPRAGDLTQLGVAQHQGIAKRMVKNFPEVFKNDAYVEAYASTSVRCVVSMAAFLEELHALKPKVEIHQESGKYLMSFISPLDFGKIINESNTPAWQKENEKLYSHVNPTRMMRALFNDSNYIKKNVDGGDLLSKIYEIGNSLQGSPEIEFNFDDLWTDEEFTARWHAQNAWWYSVLGNNPFAKKQGLENARPLLKNVLDEADKVIAADTAKTDKTAGKKPAKKTTATLRFGHDTVIFPFAVLLQLENGTQNTGIETADMENLHKIWRDYEISPMAANVQLVFYKSSKKGAPILVKVMLNEIEQKLPVTCDSATIKNCPDVPYYRWEDVKEFYGKIATGK; translated from the coding sequence ATGAAAAAAATTCTTGCGTTATTGTTCGCGGTAGCAATTTCAGGATTTGCCCAGGACCGTCACCAGATGGGTAGCAACTACTACGCCTACCCCACTCCGACCGCCAAGTACACCAAGGCTCCCGCCGGCTACAAGCCGTTTTATCTGAGCCATTACGGCAGACACGGCAGCCGTTTTCACCAGCCTGCCGACCATTACCATGCTCTGTACAACACGCTAGCCAAGGCCGATTCTTTAGGCAAGCTCACCGATTTGGGCAAAAGCCTGCTTGAACGCGCCAAGTACTTAGACGAATACGCCGCCCCGCGCGCAGGCGATTTGACCCAGCTCGGCGTGGCCCAGCACCAGGGTATCGCAAAACGCATGGTCAAGAACTTCCCGGAAGTGTTCAAGAACGACGCCTACGTTGAAGCCTACGCCAGCACTAGCGTGCGCTGCGTCGTGAGCATGGCAGCATTCCTCGAAGAACTGCACGCGCTAAAGCCCAAGGTCGAGATTCACCAGGAATCGGGCAAGTACCTGATGAGTTTCATCAGCCCGCTTGATTTCGGCAAAATTATCAACGAATCGAACACGCCTGCCTGGCAAAAGGAAAACGAAAAGCTATACAGCCATGTGAATCCGACACGCATGATGCGCGCCCTTTTCAACGATTCCAACTACATCAAGAAGAATGTAGACGGAGGCGATCTTTTAAGCAAGATTTACGAAATCGGAAACAGCCTGCAAGGCAGCCCCGAAATCGAATTCAACTTTGACGATTTGTGGACCGACGAAGAATTCACCGCTCGCTGGCACGCACAAAATGCCTGGTGGTATAGCGTTCTCGGCAACAATCCCTTCGCCAAAAAGCAGGGGCTCGAAAACGCACGTCCGCTCCTGAAAAACGTTTTGGACGAAGCCGACAAGGTGATTGCCGCCGACACAGCCAAAACAGACAAAACCGCAGGTAAGAAGCCCGCGAAAAAGACCACCGCGACGCTCCGCTTCGGCCACGACACCGTCATTTTCCCGTTTGCAGTACTTTTACAACTAGAAAACGGCACGCAGAACACCGGCATCGAAACCGCCGACATGGAAAACCTGCACAAAATCTGGCGCGACTACGAAATCAGTCCGATGGCCGCCAACGTACAGCTCGTATTCTACAAGTCAAGCAAGAAGGGCGCCCCGATTCTTGTGAAGGTGATGCTCAACGAAATCGAGCAAAAACTGCCTGTGACATGCGATTCAGCAACCATAAAGAACTGTCCCGACGTCCCGTATTACCGCTGGGAAGACGTCAAGGAATTTTACGGCAAGATTGCAACGGGCAAATAA
- the hisI gene encoding phosphoribosyl-AMP cyclohydrolase translates to MKFEDLIKEVKFEVVVDGVALAPVIVQDADKGDVLMMAWMNEEALRRTHDCGEMVFWSRSRKEYWHKGDTSGNVMTVVEWAADCDSDALLFKVRMQGPQVACHTGARSCFFKKCEK, encoded by the coding sequence ATGAAGTTCGAAGATTTGATTAAAGAAGTAAAGTTCGAAGTCGTTGTGGACGGTGTTGCACTTGCGCCGGTAATCGTTCAAGATGCCGACAAGGGCGACGTTCTGATGATGGCCTGGATGAACGAAGAAGCACTCCGCCGCACCCACGATTGTGGCGAAATGGTGTTCTGGAGCCGTAGCCGCAAGGAATACTGGCACAAGGGCGACACCAGCGGAAACGTGATGACCGTCGTGGAATGGGCCGCCGACTGCGACAGCGATGCCTTGCTTTTCAAGGTCCGCATGCAGGGCCCGCAAGTGGCTTGCCACACGGGCGCTCGCAGCTGCTTTTTTAAGAAATGTGAAAAGTGA
- a CDS encoding glutamate-5-semialdehyde dehydrogenase, which yields MTCSNLKYSNLEEYSDLLARNAQKASKTLRTLPGEKRSAVLNRVAQILRERKPEILAANKIDLEAAAGKLDDSKMDRLTLNDARIEAMAKGAEEIASFADPLNKVLESRELKNGIKISRVAVPIGSVFFIFESRPNVTIDGACLCFKAGNAVILRGGKESLNSAKCLAGIFHEALAEAGIDQDAVQLVTETSHDLVGMLLQRNDCLDLVIPRGGERLIRAVVEQSKIPVIKHFNGICHVYVDKSADMDKAVNILINAKTQRTGVCNAMECVIIDRHIDEATTKKLIDCLADRGVELFGNKDAQSHDSRIKDIGDDSNYHHEYLALKASVKFVDNVAEACDHIEKNSSRHTEAVVAEDTAVQDYFVANVDSSSVMVNASTRFADGGEYGLGAEVGISTDKLHARGPMGVESLCSYKWILRGNGQVRG from the coding sequence ATGACTTGCTCCAATTTGAAATATTCCAACTTGGAAGAATACTCCGACCTTTTGGCCAGAAATGCCCAGAAGGCAAGCAAGACGCTCCGTACCCTGCCGGGTGAAAAGCGTAGCGCCGTGCTGAACCGCGTTGCCCAGATTTTGCGCGAGCGTAAGCCAGAAATCCTTGCAGCAAACAAGATTGACCTTGAAGCCGCCGCCGGAAAGCTCGACGACTCGAAGATGGACCGTCTGACATTGAACGACGCCCGCATCGAGGCCATGGCCAAGGGTGCCGAAGAAATCGCATCCTTCGCAGATCCGCTGAACAAGGTTCTCGAAAGCCGCGAACTGAAGAACGGCATCAAGATTAGCCGCGTGGCCGTACCTATCGGTTCCGTATTCTTTATTTTTGAAAGCCGTCCGAACGTAACAATCGATGGCGCATGCCTCTGCTTTAAGGCAGGCAATGCCGTGATTTTGCGAGGCGGTAAGGAATCTCTGAATTCTGCCAAGTGCCTCGCCGGGATTTTCCATGAAGCATTGGCCGAAGCAGGCATCGATCAAGACGCCGTGCAGCTCGTGACCGAAACGAGCCACGACCTGGTCGGTATGCTTTTGCAGCGCAATGACTGCCTCGACCTCGTGATTCCCCGCGGTGGCGAGCGCCTGATTCGCGCGGTCGTTGAACAGAGCAAGATTCCCGTGATTAAGCATTTCAACGGCATTTGCCACGTGTACGTGGACAAGTCTGCCGATATGGACAAGGCAGTTAACATCTTGATTAACGCCAAGACGCAGCGCACGGGTGTGTGCAACGCCATGGAATGCGTGATTATCGACCGCCATATCGACGAAGCCACAACGAAGAAATTGATTGATTGCCTCGCCGATCGTGGCGTGGAACTCTTTGGCAACAAGGACGCCCAGAGCCATGACAGCCGTATCAAGGATATTGGCGATGACAGCAATTACCACCACGAATACTTGGCCCTCAAGGCAAGCGTCAAGTTCGTCGATAACGTTGCCGAAGCCTGCGACCACATCGAAAAGAACAGCAGCCGCCACACTGAAGCCGTGGTTGCCGAAGACACCGCCGTTCAGGACTACTTTGTCGCGAACGTGGACAGCAGCAGCGTGATGGTGAACGCCAGCACCCGCTTTGCCGACGGTGGCGAATATGGCCTCGGTGCCGAAGTGGGCATTTCCACCGACAAGTTGCATGCCCGCGGCCCTATGGGCGTGGAAAGCCTCTGCAGCTACAAGTGGATTCTCCGCGGCAACGGTCAGGTGAGAGGTTAA
- a CDS encoding glycoside hydrolase family 2 protein has protein sequence MSKILSLDGDWQMIWDTEDAGISNRWYATYPKDTQEVQVPHIWERAFDKLLMSHDCAFYFKRFTIDDEKQVAKRIFLRFERIASHATVWLNGKLLGTHFGAYTPFIIELQKALKLGEENVLCVRVANMGALNSRIDFGRESADGADDRFVHPGELPVGLPWTQYPFGGIFGHVDLILGTAAFISDVKLEPDADTQRIACEISFNNPRGFQTRLRVLMRNPDGDVYEQFVNNLKLDKENMTQRFVFEVKEQQRHKFQWSPEHPNVYAIEFQMEIKASKEKDGKEIKRAEYAFPVVRTFGFRKFDCLKGDYYLNDQILKIQGITYNQQWSEGGLWTFDNPKLEKDLQAVKAAGYNAIRSCGAPLSTQALDICDKLGLIVFQEFPIHTMRSTAQGLEIVKKLINDIVAEQHHHPCIGAWVMGAENGTLLLQNGNKLLNAISPVDMTRPVISNLNSIYIDNEGIFRKDTGKLLPVTVDKISPYATLRMNPRMTPNAAYTHFLAHSFDRDAEEISVPDTGLGDSHFQDEEENVVSDINNKMLVTLKNHTLLPETATNIKGPRSSKNQKAIKNAIKAIETFVESDMSIWKDYKSFVADANRIAIKSKLDQITALQSNPQIAGFFLDQWADCGTEFDGLCDENRVSKGFEDFSKEITTPSRALISELEHVVAPQSEISFQVTLLNNSRYEDVSVEVKLVDDKGKELATDKISPEEPAGKTSLTQMGICTMMAPRAEGSYKLQMTLINDGNKIHTTEEDLIVIAEADVKSAMKKVCFLDNSEESSDALAALTGPEQVIFTANLSSWPDEILDKLVDVVKNGGKTLLLSDLTQEDIDYLNQSHQFDCNIESHWSTGANELSLHYLPKGSELAPVFGEASVLDSNAAAVMPSLSLNELPGAKVFARSVTLKDGEVKTGSDLQLYPFGNGKIMFNQFNVFEGLETNVLADKLFATIVNLL, from the coding sequence ATGAGCAAGATTTTGAGCCTTGATGGCGACTGGCAGATGATTTGGGACACCGAAGATGCCGGTATTTCTAATCGTTGGTACGCTACTTACCCCAAAGACACCCAGGAAGTGCAAGTTCCCCACATTTGGGAAAGGGCTTTTGACAAGCTCCTGATGTCGCACGACTGTGCGTTCTATTTCAAGCGTTTTACCATCGACGACGAAAAACAGGTCGCAAAGCGCATTTTCTTGCGTTTTGAACGCATTGCAAGCCATGCCACGGTCTGGCTGAACGGCAAGCTCCTGGGCACCCATTTCGGCGCCTACACCCCCTTTATTATTGAACTCCAGAAGGCTTTGAAGCTCGGCGAAGAAAACGTACTCTGCGTGCGTGTCGCCAACATGGGCGCCCTCAACAGCCGCATCGACTTTGGCCGCGAAAGCGCCGACGGTGCCGATGACCGCTTTGTCCACCCGGGCGAACTCCCGGTCGGCCTCCCCTGGACCCAGTACCCGTTCGGCGGTATCTTTGGCCATGTGGACCTGATTTTGGGCACTGCAGCCTTTATTTCTGACGTGAAGCTCGAACCCGATGCCGATACCCAGCGCATCGCCTGCGAAATCAGCTTCAACAACCCCCGCGGCTTCCAGACCAGGCTTCGCGTGCTCATGCGCAACCCCGACGGCGACGTTTACGAGCAGTTCGTGAACAACCTGAAGCTCGACAAGGAAAACATGACCCAGCGTTTTGTTTTCGAAGTCAAGGAACAGCAGCGCCACAAGTTCCAGTGGAGCCCCGAACACCCCAACGTCTACGCCATTGAATTCCAGATGGAAATCAAGGCCAGCAAGGAAAAAGACGGCAAGGAAATCAAGCGCGCCGAATACGCATTCCCCGTGGTGCGCACCTTCGGTTTCCGCAAGTTTGACTGTCTCAAGGGCGACTACTACCTGAACGACCAGATTTTGAAGATCCAGGGCATTACCTACAACCAGCAGTGGAGCGAAGGTGGTCTCTGGACGTTCGACAACCCGAAGCTCGAAAAGGACCTGCAGGCCGTGAAGGCAGCCGGTTACAATGCTATTCGTAGCTGCGGCGCACCTCTCTCTACGCAGGCTCTCGACATCTGCGACAAGCTCGGCTTGATCGTGTTCCAGGAATTCCCGATCCACACCATGAGGTCTACCGCCCAGGGTCTTGAAATCGTCAAGAAACTGATCAACGACATCGTGGCCGAACAGCACCACCACCCCTGCATCGGTGCATGGGTCATGGGCGCCGAAAACGGCACGCTCCTGTTGCAGAACGGTAACAAGCTCTTGAACGCTATTAGCCCGGTCGACATGACCCGCCCGGTCATTAGCAACCTGAACAGTATTTACATCGACAACGAAGGAATCTTCCGCAAGGATACTGGCAAACTCTTGCCGGTTACGGTCGACAAGATTTCGCCTTACGCCACGCTCCGCATGAACCCGCGCATGACGCCGAATGCCGCCTATACGCATTTCTTGGCTCACAGTTTTGACCGTGACGCCGAAGAAATTTCCGTGCCGGATACAGGCCTTGGCGACAGCCACTTCCAGGACGAAGAAGAAAACGTAGTCAGCGACATCAACAACAAGATGCTGGTGACGCTCAAGAACCACACGCTCCTCCCGGAAACGGCCACCAACATCAAGGGACCGCGCAGTTCCAAGAACCAGAAGGCCATCAAGAACGCCATCAAGGCAATCGAAACCTTCGTGGAAAGCGACATGTCCATTTGGAAGGACTACAAGAGCTTTGTGGCCGACGCCAACCGCATCGCCATCAAGAGCAAGCTCGACCAGATTACCGCCCTCCAGAGCAACCCGCAGATTGCCGGTTTCTTCCTGGACCAGTGGGCCGACTGCGGCACCGAATTTGACGGTCTGTGCGACGAAAACCGCGTCAGCAAGGGTTTCGAAGATTTCTCGAAGGAAATCACGACTCCGAGCCGCGCCTTGATCAGCGAACTGGAACACGTGGTCGCCCCGCAGAGCGAAATCAGCTTCCAGGTGACGCTCCTGAACAACAGCCGTTACGAAGACGTGTCTGTGGAAGTCAAGCTGGTGGACGACAAGGGCAAGGAACTCGCCACCGACAAGATTTCCCCTGAAGAACCGGCCGGCAAGACGAGCCTTACGCAAATGGGCATTTGCACCATGATGGCTCCGCGTGCCGAAGGCAGCTACAAGTTGCAGATGACTCTCATCAACGACGGCAACAAGATCCACACGACCGAAGAAGACTTGATCGTGATCGCCGAAGCCGATGTGAAGAGCGCCATGAAGAAGGTCTGCTTCCTGGACAACAGCGAAGAATCCAGCGACGCACTGGCCGCTCTCACTGGTCCGGAACAGGTGATCTTTACCGCCAACCTGAGCTCTTGGCCCGACGAAATCCTGGACAAGCTCGTTGACGTGGTGAAGAACGGCGGCAAGACGCTTTTGCTCTCGGACCTCACGCAGGAAGATATCGACTACCTGAACCAGAGCCACCAGTTCGACTGCAATATCGAATCTCACTGGAGCACGGGTGCAAACGAACTCAGCTTGCACTACCTGCCCAAGGGTTCCGAACTTGCACCGGTATTCGGCGAAGCCTCTGTTCTCGACAGCAATGCTGCAGCCGTGATGCCGAGCCTCTCGCTGAACGAACTGCCGGGCGCCAAGGTGTTCGCACGCTCCGTCACTTTGAAGGACGGCGAAGTCAAGACCGGTTCGGACTTGCAGCTCTACCCGTTCGGTAACGGCAAGATCATGTTCAACCAGTTCAACGTATTCGAAGGTCTGGAAACGAACGTGCTCGCCGACAAGCTGTTTGCGACGATCGTGAACTTGCTGTAA
- the rplU gene encoding 50S ribosomal protein L21 yields the protein MYSIVETGGFQYKVELGKAYKVPTLDAAVGSELELKSVLLFAGKEVQIGTPVLNDASVKVEVLAHGKYDTVIVYKKKRRTRYERRNGHRQGYTEVLVTELRSGAESAKVDSKVIDRNRARVAALAKQKVQSVPLTRKEKIAQGLPKPAKVKKNSLRKAKEV from the coding sequence ATGTATTCTATTGTTGAAACAGGTGGTTTCCAGTATAAAGTTGAGCTGGGCAAGGCTTACAAGGTCCCCACGCTCGATGCCGCTGTTGGTTCCGAACTGGAGCTCAAGTCCGTTCTTCTTTTCGCAGGAAAAGAAGTGCAAATCGGCACCCCTGTCCTGAACGACGCCTCCGTGAAGGTCGAAGTGCTTGCTCACGGCAAGTATGACACCGTCATCGTTTACAAGAAGAAGCGCCGTACCCGTTACGAACGTCGTAACGGTCATCGTCAGGGCTATACCGAGGTGCTGGTTACGGAACTTCGCTCCGGCGCAGAATCCGCAAAGGTCGACTCCAAGGTTATCGATCGCAACCGCGCTCGCGTGGCTGCCCTCGCCAAGCAGAAGGTACAGTCTGTGCCTCTGACTCGCAAGGAAAAGATTGCCCAGGGTCTCCCGAAGCCCGCCAAGGTTAAGAAGAACTCTCTGCGTAAGGCTAAGGAGGTATAA
- the rpmA gene encoding 50S ribosomal protein L27, with amino-acid sequence MAHKKGQGSVRNGRDSNAKYLGVKKYAGEVVKAGNIIVRQRGSHFHKGTNVGMGRDFTLFSLVDGKVKFERLDAKRQKVSVYPEEN; translated from the coding sequence ATGGCTCATAAGAAAGGTCAAGGTTCAGTACGTAACGGCCGCGACAGTAACGCCAAGTACCTTGGTGTTAAGAAGTATGCGGGCGAAGTCGTCAAGGCTGGCAACATCATCGTTCGTCAGCGCGGTTCTCACTTCCACAAGGGCACCAACGTGGGTATGGGCAGAGACTTCACTCTGTTCTCTCTCGTCGATGGCAAGGTGAAGTTCGAACGCCTCGATGCAAAGCGTCAGAAAGTTTCTGTCTATCCGGAAGAAAACTAA
- a CDS encoding fibronectin type III domain-containing protein: MSRFMTIRSLFVAFLFSMAAVFWACSDDDSSVEFRVEREVSDISTLLQCAKGADSGAYCFMVRFRYPDDTESLDSIYLWVGNDVLDDTSKSVGDKEKSKATDRFAYPSKTEELFDTIDVTPYIQDYVEERESLMVALYCDYSGGRPGTVQRIYLYFGDKLAPSDINISDSTWTTGALLEWTRPTDQTNHYKPNELSGPILGYNIRIYSENKNEDLRKLKVKLESPDGIDSTGETLYLRHKGYHSNVDSVFLQSKEHGDSRKNELFLAIPDGKGYNNDNPDSNIFRLTIEGLKAETEYKIGYSTWDTCGNYTGVDRSDMRAWLTINTTDSVAPLMPTKIFTMKDTLYPEMARLDSNNRLLIFWSQSVDPYKREHDIEVDTVLSIPDTCLVDLCYEKVEMYRVEYWDRYTEQWVISSDVDTLDRYTKFYKPSGDTMKVSATGKFISDTIRYVAPGDTLVLRIIAIDESGYWSVPLIDTIAVSPGAIANEIECPEGFVAVKASDTNYFCMERMEHQNDSGEFMTNVLHSEALATCEAISASGFKVSLCNERDWELVCLSGGTLAYGVVQDDTVETAEFLFKYCNVATNDSASAANPAKRSSRCMNPMGIRDLPGQYQEWVRGRSEDTIAVVKGGSYRVMSGLESGEFGRETQALCTNRYFPYFTRLAYTTDSVYLYREGTRVDTVYTADTSRTLYKVLTKKDFKDTLQFFDIQDSSGNSVGTDYVPYAEYKQGGDEWLETISNGMKYVPDHIEVVFLTGERVAYRGASNYYRSSSIGFRCCAYKEQNEE; encoded by the coding sequence ATGTCTAGGTTTATGACGATTCGTTCTTTGTTTGTCGCCTTTCTTTTTTCGATGGCGGCTGTTTTTTGGGCTTGTTCTGACGACGATAGTTCTGTTGAATTTAGGGTAGAACGCGAAGTTTCCGATATTTCGACCTTGTTGCAGTGTGCCAAGGGTGCCGATAGCGGTGCCTACTGTTTTATGGTCCGTTTCCGCTATCCGGACGATACAGAAAGCTTGGACAGCATTTACTTATGGGTTGGCAACGACGTGTTGGACGATACTTCAAAGTCGGTTGGCGACAAGGAAAAGTCGAAGGCGACTGATCGCTTTGCGTACCCCTCGAAGACTGAGGAACTTTTCGACACGATTGACGTGACTCCGTATATCCAGGATTATGTGGAAGAACGCGAAAGTCTGATGGTGGCGCTCTATTGCGACTATTCGGGTGGACGTCCGGGAACGGTTCAAAGAATTTATCTGTATTTTGGCGACAAGCTTGCTCCGTCCGATATCAATATCTCTGATTCTACCTGGACTACCGGAGCGCTTCTAGAATGGACGCGTCCAACAGACCAGACGAATCACTACAAGCCGAATGAACTTTCTGGCCCGATTCTTGGTTACAATATCAGAATCTATAGCGAGAACAAGAACGAGGACTTGCGCAAGCTGAAGGTTAAGCTTGAATCTCCGGACGGAATCGATTCTACTGGCGAGACGCTTTATTTGCGCCACAAGGGTTATCATTCTAACGTGGATTCCGTGTTCCTGCAGTCCAAGGAACATGGCGACAGCCGCAAGAACGAACTGTTCCTGGCCATTCCCGATGGTAAGGGTTACAACAACGATAACCCCGATTCTAATATTTTCCGTTTGACTATCGAAGGCCTTAAGGCAGAAACCGAATACAAAATCGGTTATTCAACATGGGATACTTGCGGCAACTATACGGGCGTAGACCGTTCCGATATGCGCGCATGGCTTACGATCAATACGACGGATTCTGTCGCACCCTTGATGCCCACCAAGATCTTTACGATGAAGGATACCTTGTACCCTGAAATGGCAAGGCTCGACAGCAATAACCGCCTGCTCATTTTCTGGAGCCAAAGTGTAGACCCGTACAAGCGCGAACACGACATCGAGGTCGATACGGTTCTCTCAATTCCGGATACATGCCTCGTTGACTTGTGCTATGAAAAAGTGGAAATGTACAGGGTTGAATATTGGGACCGCTACACCGAACAGTGGGTGATTAGCAGCGATGTGGATACTCTGGACCGCTACACCAAGTTTTACAAGCCCTCGGGCGATACCATGAAGGTTTCTGCCACGGGTAAGTTTATTTCTGACACGATCCGTTATGTTGCCCCTGGTGATACGCTTGTGCTTCGGATTATTGCCATTGATGAATCCGGCTATTGGTCTGTTCCGCTGATCGACACGATTGCCGTGTCCCCGGGCGCTATCGCAAATGAAATCGAATGTCCCGAAGGCTTTGTCGCCGTCAAGGCGTCCGATACCAATTACTTCTGCATGGAACGCATGGAACACCAGAATGATTCTGGCGAATTCATGACGAACGTTTTGCATTCCGAAGCGCTGGCAACCTGCGAAGCGATTTCGGCGAGCGGTTTCAAGGTGAGTCTGTGTAACGAACGCGACTGGGAACTCGTTTGCCTTTCGGGCGGAACGCTTGCCTATGGCGTGGTTCAAGACGATACTGTTGAGACGGCTGAATTCTTGTTCAAGTACTGCAATGTGGCGACCAACGATTCTGCCTCGGCGGCGAATCCTGCCAAGCGCAGTTCCCGCTGCATGAACCCGATGGGTATTCGCGACTTGCCGGGCCAGTATCAGGAATGGGTGAGGGGTCGCTCCGAAGATACGATTGCCGTGGTCAAGGGTGGTTCTTACCGCGTGATGAGCGGGCTTGAAAGTGGCGAGTTTGGCCGCGAAACCCAGGCCCTTTGCACGAACCGTTATTTCCCGTACTTTACCCGTTTGGCCTACACGACCGATTCCGTATACCTGTACCGCGAAGGTACCAGGGTCGATACCGTTTATACCGCCGACACATCCAGAACCCTGTACAAGGTACTGACCAAGAAAGATTTCAAGGATACCTTGCAGTTCTTTGACATTCAGGATTCTAGCGGAAATTCCGTGGGTACGGACTACGTGCCTTATGCTGAATACAAGCAGGGCGGCGATGAATGGCTTGAAACCATTTCCAACGGCATGAAGTATGTGCCGGACCATATCGAGGTCGTGTTCCTGACGGGCGAGCGCGTTGCTTACCGCGGGGCCTCGAACTACTACAGGTCATCAAGCATCGGATTCCGTTGCTGCGCCTATAAAGAACAAAATGAAGAATAG
- a CDS encoding inositol monophosphatase family protein encodes MKNSDFLKVAEALAKEAGALCLEIQQNLGDVKYKSKKDVVTRADIASEKLIVEGLRKAFPEHSIRTEEAGVIEGSDPRYRWIIDPVDGTVNFSRGIPFWGISIALHFEGKPLVAVVNLPRLGELFTAVRGEGAFMNGKPIHVSDESDPVHAIVSNGDFNVGDVAKINAQNSKNFAREAETFERVKCFGSAVIEGCFTACGRLDCFVMTMSYPWDIAAIALLVEEAGGKSTHIDGSPMQFVDAEQVVFSNGILHKTLIDTIL; translated from the coding sequence ATGAAGAATAGTGATTTTTTGAAAGTTGCTGAAGCGCTTGCTAAGGAAGCAGGCGCTCTTTGTCTTGAAATCCAACAGAATTTGGGCGATGTCAAATACAAGTCCAAGAAGGACGTGGTGACCCGTGCCGACATTGCAAGCGAAAAGCTGATTGTGGAAGGACTTCGCAAGGCGTTTCCGGAACATTCCATTCGCACCGAAGAAGCTGGCGTTATCGAAGGCTCGGACCCGCGTTACCGCTGGATTATCGATCCGGTCGATGGTACCGTGAATTTTAGCCGCGGAATTCCGTTCTGGGGAATTTCGATTGCGCTCCACTTTGAAGGCAAGCCCTTGGTCGCGGTCGTGAATCTGCCGCGCTTGGGTGAACTTTTTACCGCGGTGCGCGGTGAAGGCGCCTTCATGAACGGCAAACCGATTCATGTGAGCGACGAGTCGGACCCGGTCCATGCGATCGTGAGCAATGGCGACTTTAACGTGGGCGATGTGGCTAAAATCAACGCCCAGAATTCCAAGAATTTCGCTCGCGAGGCAGAAACTTTCGAACGTGTCAAGTGCTTTGGCTCGGCGGTAATCGAAGGCTGCTTTACGGCCTGCGGGCGCCTGGACTGCTTTGTGATGACCATGAGCTACCCCTGGGATATTGCGGCCATTGCCCTGCTTGTCGAAGAGGCCGGTGGCAAGTCGACCCATATTGACGGCTCTCCCATGCAGTTCGTGGATGCCGAACAAG